In [Phormidium] sp. ETS-05, the genomic window GCTGGGGACGATCGGCGGTCACAACCGCATGGATAGTACAGTTATCAGCGATGCGGTGAATTTAGCCTCTCGTCTGGAAGACCTCACCAAAGAATATGGCGTTTCTCTGCTGATTTCCCACCAAACGTTTTTGCGGTTGCAAAACCCCAATCAATATTCCATCCGCATTATTGACCGGGTGAAGGTGAAGGGAAAATCTCAGGATGTGGCGGTATTTGAGGTTTTCGATGGCGATGAGCCGGAATTGCGGGACGGTAAATTAGCTACTGCTGCGATTTTTGAAGAAGGTTTGCTCCTTTCTTACCGCAAAGCCTACAGCCAAGCCGTCCTTAGATTTGAAGAATGCCTCCGCCGCAACCCGACCGATCGGGTAGCAAAAATTTATTTAGAACGCTGCCAGCAGCAATTGAGCTAAATTGTCATTGGCATAAAAAACAAAGATCCGGGCTGAAACCAGGGATAGGAGGGGATAGGAGTAGGGTGGGCAATGCCAAGAATTTTCCAGTTTCCCAGCCAAGAGCGGTAGGTCAGCATTGCCCACCCTACCTTTGCTAGGCAGCAGTTTCTGGGATGAATCTAGGCTGCAGCGCCTTGGATTTCTTTAATCACTTTAAGTGAGATATCCACATGACCTTTGAAATCCATCATTGAATCGAAGATGTGGCGGACAATTCCCTGTTTATCTATCACATATGTTACGCGACCGGGGAGGATAAACATGGTGGCGGGAACGCCGTAAAGTTGCCGCAGTTGGTTGTTTTTATCGCTGAGAAGGATAAACGGCAAATTGTATTTACTGGCAAATTGTTGGTGTGAGCCGGTGGAGTCGCCACTGACGCCAATCACCTCGGCGCCAGCTTCTTTAAAGGTTTCATAGCGATCGCGAAATGCGCATGATTCCGCCGTGCAGCCGGGAGTGTCATCTTTGGGATAAAAATACAGGACCACGCTTTTTTTGCCCTGGAAATCTTTGAGGCTCACTTGTTCCCCGGTTTGGGAAGTGAGAGTGAAATCTGGTGCTTTATCGCCTACTTTAACTGCCATCGCGGTTTTTCTTTACAAATCTGTGCAAAAGTTTAACTTTCTTTATCTTACCCCGAACATTGCCGCGCCGCCGCCAGGATGACACTTATGGAAGCATCAGTTTTGATGGCTTGGGGGTTGATATGGGTGGCGGTGGCGCGAAACCCTTGGTTTTGCAGGGTGGAAATCAGGTAATCTCGTTTGGGAATGTCCATTTTGCCTCGGCGTCCGATTTCCCCGAGGGGGTAAAAATAGGGGGGAAAGTCGGTTTCTTCTGCCATAATTTCCAGCATTGTCACCCTTTCGGGCCATTGCCACTGATGGGCCAGAGCCTGCATCCGCGTCAAAAAGGGGCGATCGTGCAGCTCCCCCAACCACATCGGGCCGCTTAAAACCAAATTTTCGCCATCTTCCCTACAAACCACCCGTCCCAAATGTCGCCATGACACCAGTTGATAGCTCCCGCAACTGTGACAATAACCGAGAAAACCATAATTAGCCGGAGTGAGAGACTCCGCCGCCACCAAACGCGCCATCACTCGATAAGTCCCCGCCCAAAATAAGCAAAAAACTGGTGCAATTCCTAATCCTTTGGCAGCGGCTTCTCGGTGCAAACTTCCCAACAACAAACGCAAACCTTGCTCGTGAATGGCGGGGTGCGATCGGGCATAAGCCCCATAAGCAGCTAAACACTTTTCCGGCTGCTTCCCCGCCACCGTCCGGCCATCAGTGCTAGTAATATACACCAAACCGCCGATTTTCGTCCCCCACAAACAACTACTCAAATAAGGCGAAGCACTGCCAAAACAATCCACATCAACTAAATCATAAAAATCGCGGCAATTGTACGCCTCAAAAAACACCTCCAAAGCATCCTTTTGCGTCACCCGACCACACCCATTAGCCACCAAATCAGCCAGATTTTCCCTCACCAAAGAGATAATTTCCGGGTTGCCCTCATTCACCCACAACTCATCCGCCCCACATTCCAGCCAATAGCGTAAAGAGCGCACCCCACACCCCGCCATCGCCTCCAACACCCGCAAACGCCCCATATCTT contains:
- a CDS encoding peroxiredoxin, which produces MAVKVGDKAPDFTLTSQTGEQVSLKDFQGKKSVVLYFYPKDDTPGCTAESCAFRDRYETFKEAGAEVIGVSGDSTGSHQQFASKYNLPFILLSDKNNQLRQLYGVPATMFILPGRVTYVIDKQGIVRHIFDSMMDFKGHVDISLKVIKEIQGAAA
- a CDS encoding tRNA (guanine-N1)-methyltransferase, producing MTNQEGKAKFKIGRAFYRPQGRVVRDLGVLAAAVYREDMGRLRVLEAMAGCGVRSLRYWLECGADELWVNEGNPEIISLVRENLADLVANGCGRVTQKDALEVFFEAYNCRDFYDLVDVDCFGSASPYLSSCLWGTKIGGLVYITSTDGRTVAGKQPEKCLAAYGAYARSHPAIHEQGLRLLLGSLHREAAAKGLGIAPVFCLFWAGTYRVMARLVAAESLTPANYGFLGYCHSCGSYQLVSWRHLGRVVCREDGENLVLSGPMWLGELHDRPFLTRMQALAHQWQWPERVTMLEIMAEETDFPPYFYPLGEIGRRGKMDIPKRDYLISTLQNQGFRATATHINPQAIKTDASISVILAAARQCSG